A part of Desulfomicrobium baculatum DSM 4028 genomic DNA contains:
- a CDS encoding VOC family protein — protein MAAFTGINHLAMVTADMDRTVHFWRDLLGMRLVVGLGHPGYRHYFFEITAKDTIAFFEWPGVKPVAEKDHGAPVRGPAAFDHLSFGVESLEELGRLKDLLEANDFWASEFIDHGFIISLYSFDPNNIPIEFSYPVPEYEVHAHPIMIDSHPTPAAMEGSEPRPERWREAVPSDSDHGIYPGEAEAVRAAFIKKT, from the coding sequence ATGGCTGCATTCACGGGCATCAACCACCTGGCCATGGTCACGGCGGACATGGACCGCACGGTCCATTTCTGGCGGGACCTGCTGGGCATGCGTCTGGTCGTGGGCCTTGGACATCCGGGGTATCGGCATTATTTTTTTGAGATTACGGCCAAGGACACGATCGCCTTTTTTGAATGGCCCGGGGTGAAGCCTGTCGCCGAAAAGGATCACGGCGCGCCGGTGCGCGGGCCAGCGGCTTTCGACCATTTGTCGTTCGGCGTGGAGAGCCTCGAAGAACTGGGGCGCTTGAAGGACCTGCTGGAAGCCAACGATTTCTGGGCATCGGAATTCATCGACCACGGATTCATCATCTCCCTGTACTCCTTCGATCCCAACAACATCCCCATTGAATTCAGTTATCCCGTGCCCGAATACGAGGTTCACGCTCATCCGATCATGATCGATTCCCATCCGACGCCGGCCGCAATGGAAGGCAGCGAGCCGCGACCGGAAAGATGGCGGGAAGCCGTTCCTTCGGATTCGGACCACGGCATCTATCCCGGCGAGGCCGAAGCCGTGCGCGCCGCATTCATTAAGAAAACATAA